The Vigna angularis cultivar LongXiaoDou No.4 chromosome 9, ASM1680809v1, whole genome shotgun sequence DNA window ttattaagtgCTCAaacggtaaaatatttaatggcttttattgtcttttattgattttattttttactaactctataaatagagagctctTTCTCCATTCAAAAACACATCCCAAGTCAGtcttctctccttctcctttcttcttttcctcttctgaaattattctgggtttattttatacttttttttaaagatcCTTACTAGTTTTGAGATCCTCATAACTGGGAAGTTCCTattgtatcctgggggactcGCGCAATACACCAcagataagtccttaaggacaatgaatctacacgcctcagcAAATATTGTTCTTAATTATGTAAGCTTTTATACAACGTATTTGTACTAGGAAAGATTGCAGCGACCTCCTCACTTCCAGACAACATAATTTCCTTCTtgtaattttcagaaaaatcccACCTATAATTGTGGTGATAGCGTAAAAGAGAGGGTAAAGACCACAAACAAAACTAACATGTTTTTCCAATTAAATTATACAGTGGATCAATTAATTAGGATATTCAATCATGGCATATGGCACGTTAAATGAAGATCGATCCATGCAAccatttcattaatttataaacgTATTGAAGGGGATAGTATATATTAATGACAATATCGATATACATGTGCCTCATAGTTGAACCCATCATCCACGTATGAACAAATCAAAATGAAACTGACAAAATCGCTTTCTAGTTTCTAATATCAGGCTGGATTGATAGACAAACTTGTACAGCCTGGTCattgaattataaatataatacctaatataggtttttattttatgagttaatttgcaaataaaactttgaattatatatcaggctgaaaatttgtaattattattgaattaatGATCAGTTGCAGACAAAGGTGTCCAAAATCATCCACAGCACGGGCGTACATTGCTCCTCAATCATGGGGCAATGGGGTCTCTTAAAAGATACCTTTGGGATAGAAAACTTTTAAGATGATCATACTTTAGACACAttctataaatactttttattcattatttatctttcttttataaggtgtaaataaatatcttaaaagtGCCCAAAATTCATTTTCCAACTTTGAGAGTGAAGAATATCTTATGGTGGCTAGTTAAGGAATACCACATCTATAGCTAGCTACATTCTCTATTTAAAGAGAAACATTGCTCTGTATAGTCATTCACATTAACCCAATCATGGCTACCCATATTTGTCTCTCTCTTTGCTTCTTCTACATCACAACCCTCCACCTTGTTTCAACGTTGGCTCAGTCTGACAATTATATCATTCACATGGATATATCAGCCATGCCCAAAGCATTCTCCACCCAGCACACTTGGTATCAATCCACTCTTTCTTCAGCGTTGAAAAGTTCCAAACCCACCAGTAATAATCTTAAATCTATTATTTCTACCAAGCTGCTTTACACCTACACCAATGTCATCAATGGTTTCAGTGCAAACCTTTCACCTAAAGAGCTTGAAGCTCTGAAAACCTCCCCCGGTTATGTTTCTTTCTTGCGAGATTTACCAGCCAAGCGTGACACAACACACTCACCGTCCTTCCTTGGCTTAAACCCCAATGAAGGGGCGTGGCCAGCGGCACAGTTTGGCAAGGATGTCATAGTTGGTTTGGTGGACACTGGAATTTGGCCAGAAAGTGAAAGCTTCAGAGACGATGGAATGGGTGGGGTTCCTTCACGATGGAAAGGGCAATGTGAAAGTACCATCAAATGCAACAAGAAGCTCATTGGAGCAAGGTTCTTTAACAAAGGGTTGTTGGCAAAGAACCCCAACATCACCATAGGTGCGAACTCAACACGTGACACTGAGGGTCATGGAACTCATACATCAAGCACTGCAGCTGGGAGCGTAGTCGAAGGTGCATCGTACTTTGGGTATGCTTCTGGAACAGCCACGGGAATGGCTTCACGTGCGAGAGTGGCCATGTACAAAGCCCTGTGGGAAGATGGAGCTTACATGTCTGATATAATAGCCGCAATTGATAGTGCGATATCTGATGGGGTAGATGTTCTTTCTTTGTCATTTGGCTTTGATGATATACCTTTGTACGAGGACCCTGTTGCTATAGCCACGTTTGCAGCAATGCAGAAAAACATTTTTGTGTCGACGTCAGCAGGGAACGAAGGGCCTTCCCTTGGAAGACTTCACAACGGAATACCATGGGTCATAACTGTGGCTGCCGGAACTTTGGACCGTGAATTTCACGGGGCTCTTACTCTTGGCAATGGAGTCCAACTAACTGGCATGTCTCTCTATCATGGAAACTTCTCCTCTAGCCATGTTCCAATTGTTTTCATGGGGTTGTGCGACAGAGTGAAGGAACTGGCCAAAGTGAGGACCAAGATTGTGGTGTGTGAAGACAATGGAACAATCATTGATCTTCAAGTGTCTAACATTTTTGAAGCAAATGTTGTCGCGGCAGTGTTCATAACAAACAGTTCCGATAGTTCGTTTTTCTTAGATAATAGCTTTGCAACAATTGTTATTTCCACAGCAGATGGGGAAATTGTCAAAGCTTACATCAAGAGCAATAACTCTAGTGCGAAAGCAAGCATGTCTTTTGAGATGACAGTTTTGGGTACTAAACCAGCACCGAGTGTGGATAGTTACAGTTCCCGAGGACCTTCAAGTAGTTGTCCATTTGTGTTGAAACCGGACATCACTGCTCCTGGTACATCAATCTTAGCTGCATGGCCTCAAAATCTTCCGGTGGAAGTGTTTGGGTCGCAAAGTATTTTCAGTAACTTCAATTTGTTAAGTGGCACATCCATGGCATGCCCTCATGTTGCTGGTGTCGCAGCATTGTTAAGAGGAGCACACCCCGAATGGAGTGTTGCATCCATTAGGTCAGCCATCATGACAACATCAGACATGGTTGATAACACCTTAGGGCCCATCAAAGACATTGGCAACGACAACAAACGAGCCACTCCTTTAGCATCTGGTTCTGGTCACATCAACCCTAATAAAGCCCTTAACCCTGGCCTTGTTTACGATGCTGGAGTTCAAGATTATGTTAATCTGCTCTGCGCTCTTGGCTTCACCCAAAGAAACATCACCGTCATCACAAGAACCTCTTCCAATGATTGTTCCAAAGCTTCCTTGGACCTCAACTACCCTTCTTTTATTGCTTTCTTCAACAGCAACAATTCAAGTACAGCACAAGAATTTCAGAGAACAGTGACCCATGTAGGGGAGGGACCTGCAAGCTATGCTGCCAGCTTTATACCCGTGGAAGGGTACGAAGTCAGTGTGATCCCTGAATTGTTAGTGTTCAAGGAGAAGTACGAGAAGTTGAACTACACGTTGAGAATTGAAGGTCCacgaaagaagaaagagaagaaagttgCTTTTGGGTATCTCATTTGGACGGACATCCAACATGTGGTTAGGAGTCCCATTGTGGTCACCACTCTCAAATTCGACTTCtaacattatatatatgtatctaTGCTCATACATGAATCAAGTGAAAAATCTATATTAACTAAAGAAATTTTCTACAGAAAATTATCATCATTTCTCACTTGACTAATATGATTTTCTATGACTTGCCAATCAATTCTTTTATACTCCAAAATTTcctatctttatatatatatatatatatatatatatatatatatatatatatatatatatatatatatatatatatatcttctttTTCCTTATCATACCATTTgtaatacttattttattcaCTATATTTATCTTCTACTTATTAAGGAGAAATCTCAAAATTTTCCTTATTAGTCTCATTTAATATGTAAATGTTTGGTTTTCTTGTCCTTGCATATATTTACTTTCTCTGACCTCTCCGTCTATTGTATGCATTCTCTCAATCTAATCCATCGATTTCTGTTTTCCACCCTTGttctaaattttcttattttgtgaCATAGTCTACTAAGTTGAAGGCTTGCAGATGAAAACAAAAGAGGAAAACATAGTTAAAATCAGGAAGACGTTGAAGGTTAGAGAACAATAACGTTAGAGTACGTCATTTGTTTTTCATAGAAAATTCTTGATTTCTTTACTTGTGGACATATTTTCTtgtgtttaaagtttgaaattagAGAGTAACCCATCTAATTGTCCATTGTATGGAATGTGGTTTTCGTCAATCTAATTTGAGTTTTCTATTTCCCACATTGCCctcaattttcttattttgcAATATATTTTACTTCGTTAAAGGCCTAAGACTTGACGAACAGGAAAACATAGTTGAAATTGGTTGAAGGGTTCAAGGATGAAGGTTTGACAACAACAAAATTGGAGAATAAGTCATTTGTTTTTCCTGAAGCTTTGATTTTTTACTTTATGGACATATTTTCTTCTGTTTAAGGTTTAAACTCTTGTTAAAGAAGTTCAACAAGACTTGGACAATATTTGTGAACGTCAGCAATAATATTTTTGGACTACAATCTAAAGTAAGAAGTAAAATTTTAAGGATTATGGTTTGTTGagattttattaacaatttaaaaaaaaaatctggatTACCCTAAAAATTTAGGGATATAACACTTGGTTAAGGATCATggtttattttgttataaatatatatcataattttatttaatttcgtGAATTAGTGACTAAAGCATAATTAAGATTTCAAATCCTTAAATATAGTTAACCCATGTATTAACTATATTTTGACATAGATTGTGATTTTTGcattcttttaaaattgaatgatttgaagtATTTTAATGTaggtttattttgttttaaaagtatCTATgaatgagttttattattttaaaaaacataatcttttttataaactatttttctagagttcttttgttaaaaagtggactttaaatctaattcaacttTACAAAATCGGCTTATAAAGAGAGGTTTGCTCCctacttatatactttaaattgaccttatctctagtcgatatgagacttccaacaccctccttctatatatatatatatatatatatatatatatatatatatatatatatatatatatatatatatatatatatatatatatatatattataaattggcctaatctctagttgatgtgagacttccaacacacccctgTTAACCAACGTTTTTGATCTccgacaacgacgccaaaaacttgttggatGATACGTTACAATCggtaagtgtaccgaatcgtttcaagtaatataaaatgataagatcAAATATCGTTTTTCCAAGAGACTCGTCAtagtgcgattaacaactcatctagactgtAGAACATCACATTCATTTACAATTAAATgcagaaaagataaaattacaaataattacAATGGTGAACTTTGGTAGTGAAGACACTTAAACATGGACTAGACTAGAAATGGTGTGAattgacattgctaaggttagttttcacctaATTCACTCTTGTGCTtacccaatttcatctcctctccatcaatTAACTAAAGTCAACCCACAAATTTACTCAATCCCCAATTTCTTACGTAAAAGAGCTTTTCCCTATTAAACCCCAATttcttggacaatctaacaaagAAACCcacattaaagagctaggatttTAAGACAACAAGTAAATCATCTCCCAATGAActacaaggactcttgtttcagttctacATCAtgcaaaatatgttttcatatCCATGAATAACAAATCAAgtcatgaaatattcctattacatgcaagctttaatattgaaaacaagaatactagcaattgatagtaaaagcatatatattcaaatcaatcatccattacacaagaattcatagGCTACAACaatccctaacaagatgaatctagTTCTCCACTTTCAGGGAGAACCTTAAGCTTGCAAACATGgtggatggaagaagaaggagatcCAAGGAGGAGAAAAGGATGTTTCCACATGCCTCAAGcggcctccatgagctccaaTAGTGGTATTGTGCCTCCAAACCATCGTCCTAGAGTTATGGGAGCGTTTCCCCTTCCAAAAACTACCTCTTTTCTTCGTTTTCGAGCCATTTAATGAGCTCTGGAAAAGTCAACTCGCTCGAGCGAGTTTTCAAATTCGCTGGACCGAGCAGTGCAATTCACTAAAGCGAGAAGTGTAATTCGCTCGAGCGAGCACAACTCAACAGTAGGTCCCTGGCGCTCAGCGCCAGCCTTCGTGGCAGCTCACTAGAAGTGTGGCGCTTAGCAGTGGCCAGTGGCGCAGTGCCAAAACCATTGAGAGCTCTTTATAACTCTGGCGCTCAACGCTGAAAAGTGGCGCTTAGCTCCGGCGCAGCTTCCAAACCTTCACCTTTTTACTGGTCTTCTTGCTTTTGTGGCTGGTTAATCTCTATACTTTGATATAAGTTCTTCCAAGCACTGtgttagctacaaaataagggaattaatgatgaaattaCAACAATGTAGCCTAAAACACACTTAttaagaaaacaagacaaaaggagaggattaagcaagttacaaGCTAGAAAGGAgatgattttgctactaaaatgatgcttagataatggtaagaattagcattatcaaccCCTCacaccgaggtatatacatcatctcgagcgtgagactagacatcgatgggtggtccgatagcgggtggaacaacaTGACCAACAAAGAACAAATATCGCTGGGATAGGCTGTAACCTTGGCTCTAATAGCattttaagaagtgaactttaagcctaactcaaccccacataaccggcttgtaaggtgaggtttacactcacttatatattataaatttgccttatctctagtcgatgtgggacttccaacacactcccTCACGTTGGGGTATAGACatcatctcgagcgtgagactagacattaatgggtggtccgataacgggtGGAACAACATGCCCAACCAACAATAAATATcgttaggatagactctaaccataaCTCTGAACCGAACTGAGGTGAGTCGAATGGAACTAGACCGAATCGAATAAAACTCAAACGAGCCTAGTTGTACTGAGCCGAACCAAACCAAACCGAGGTGAACTAAACAGAAGCCAAATAAACTAAACTGAATCGAATCGAGCTGAATCGAACTAAGCCGAATCGAATCGTACAGAGCCGAGCCAACCGAAATACACCCAACTGAATAGAGCCAAGCCTAACCGAGCCGAGCCAAGCCGAATTGAGTCGAACTGAACTGATCTAAACTGAATGAAACTGAGCGAAACCGAACTAAGTCAAACCGAACAAAAGCCAACCAAACCGAGTCGAACTGAATAGAATCGAAACGAACCAAACTGAATCAAACATAACCGTACTGAACAAAGCCAAGCGAAATGGAACCAAATCGATCAGAGATGAGTCATGTCAAACTGAACCGAACAAAACTTAAGCGAACTGAACCATTTTGAACAAAACCAAATAGAGTCAAGCATAACCAATGTTGAAACAAttggtaccgttatagagtcgcgcagcagaataaaatatagatagcggaaagcgtgtaacaatcacaacacaagttaaaatagtcggtttcaaaaattgattttcttagcgaacttttatcgaacaattgatgtgctaagagtttagggatcaagaaaatcaacacagaatttttatcctagttcgaatcaaaagattctacgtccagtcgttaatcactactataaataatgattaacctttttcactaaaaatatagttttacagattacaagataatgaaatgagcaaagaatagaaaacaccttccttcgacaaatgaACCAGAAGAGTGCAACaaacttccttcgacaaacgaaccgaaAGAGCTTCCTTCGACACACGAACTGGAAGCAACAGCTCTGCCAACCTGAAGAGaactgctccgacctttgacacacaaagcgcgagcttctcttattcacaagaccagacaagagcactctatcactttgagaactgcctcagacaaactgtattctcaaaatggcatagatccttttcactcacaaagagcttcccttaggcacaaagctctaatactctcaattgaaaagttctttctaagagctgtgaatacctctatttataagcctagtttcgtgcagggtcaaaaactgaaaagacatctcccaactgccactgataatcgattatcataagtgataatcgattatttgtgtccgttatggggttttcagaaaagtgataatcgattattctgagcaataatcgattattccagagacttggacaaaattaaatgaaacagtgataatcaattattctgtgtaataatcgattatttgcgcaagCAACTCTCTTCTAAactggctcgtgataatcgattattcctcttgataatcgattatttgtgcaatgactcactaaatacgaaaacttctaagagtttttacatcattacattttatcctatacatttgtttctacaaaatgcgtttaacaaagatgcatttagagtcttcaattcttcagcttttatcatcatcaaaatttcacaatagcttcaagataccaatgctcctcattggtaacaaccAAAAGACCAGAATGAGAAGAGCCGATCCTAACCGAACCGAACTGAACGAAAATGAACCGAGCGTAGCTGAACCGAAACGACTTTAACTGAGCCAAACCAACCCTATCCGAAC harbors:
- the LOC108347127 gene encoding subtilisin-like protease SBT3 — encoded protein: MATHICLSLCFFYITTLHLVSTLAQSDNYIIHMDISAMPKAFSTQHTWYQSTLSSALKSSKPTSNNLKSIISTKLLYTYTNVINGFSANLSPKELEALKTSPGYVSFLRDLPAKRDTTHSPSFLGLNPNEGAWPAAQFGKDVIVGLVDTGIWPESESFRDDGMGGVPSRWKGQCESTIKCNKKLIGARFFNKGLLAKNPNITIGANSTRDTEGHGTHTSSTAAGSVVEGASYFGYASGTATGMASRARVAMYKALWEDGAYMSDIIAAIDSAISDGVDVLSLSFGFDDIPLYEDPVAIATFAAMQKNIFVSTSAGNEGPSLGRLHNGIPWVITVAAGTLDREFHGALTLGNGVQLTGMSLYHGNFSSSHVPIVFMGLCDRVKELAKVRTKIVVCEDNGTIIDLQVSNIFEANVVAAVFITNSSDSSFFLDNSFATIVISTADGEIVKAYIKSNNSSAKASMSFEMTVLGTKPAPSVDSYSSRGPSSSCPFVLKPDITAPGTSILAAWPQNLPVEVFGSQSIFSNFNLLSGTSMACPHVAGVAALLRGAHPEWSVASIRSAIMTTSDMVDNTLGPIKDIGNDNKRATPLASGSGHINPNKALNPGLVYDAGVQDYVNLLCALGFTQRNITVITRTSSNDCSKASLDLNYPSFIAFFNSNNSSTAQEFQRTVTHVGEGPASYAASFIPVEGYEVSVIPELLVFKEKYEKLNYTLRIEGPRKKKEKKVAFGYLIWTDIQHVVRSPIVVTTLKFDF